TTAAATTGTATAAATAAAACAATTAATTTTTAATTATATTTGAACCTAATTCAAAACATATAAATTCAAAAATTTTCATATTATTTTCATTTAAAAAATGAAATACTGTTTTATTATTATCTAATAAAAATTTTTGATTATATAAAGTAATATTATTTATAAATTTTTTTACACGTCCTTCTATTATTTTTTTTATAATTATTTTAGATTTATTATTTTTTAATGCAATACTTTTTTGTAAATCATATTCATGATTTATAATATTTTCTGGAATATTTTTTTCAGAAATATAATCAGGTTGTAACATTGCTATATGCATAGAAATTTGTTTCATTAATAGATCATTATCTATATTAGATCTAATTATTACCCCGATACGTTTACTATGGTGTATATATTTTCCTATAAATTTCCCTTGAATATAACCTAACCTATTAATATATATATTTTCTTTTAAAATTCCAATTAAATTTATTCTTTCTTGATTAAAAATTTTTCTTAATATAGAAATATTAACTTGTTGATGTTTAAATACATATGTTAAAATATTTTTTCCAAATTTTATTATTTGTGATGATTTTGCTACAAAATCTGTTTGGCAATTTATTTCTAATAATATTCCAAAATCTTTAGTTATATAATCTAAAATTAATCCTTCTTTTGTTTTATTTTTTGATTTTTTAATAGATTCTATTTTTGCATATTTCCTTATATAATCTATTGCTTTATTAATATCTCCTTTTGTAACTATTAATGCTTTTTTGCATTCTATAATACTAATATTCGTTATATTTCTTAATTCTTTAATTTTATTAATGTCAATTTTCAATCTTAACTCCTAATTAGTTTATAAATTCTTTTTTATTATTAATATTTAAATTATTATTTGAAATTGCTTTAGTTACATAATATAAATATAATTTTATTGCACGAATAGCATCATCATTAGCCGGGATAACAAAATTAATACCTTCAGGATTTGAATTAGTGTCTACAATAGCAAATATAGGAATATTTAATTTTTTAGCTTCTTTTATAGCAATTTTTTCATAATTTGCATCAATAACAAATATAGCATCAGGTAATCCTCCCATATTTTTTATACCTCCTAAACTTTTTTCCAAGTTTAATAACTCTCTATTTCGTGTTAATACTTCTTTTTTTATTAATTGTTTAAACATTCCATTTTTTTTTTGTAATGATAATTCTTTTAATTTTTTTATAGATTGTTTTACAGTTTTCCAGTTAGTTAACATTCCGCCTAGCCAACGATGATTAACAAAAAATTGATTACAATTAATTGCTGTTTCTTTTATAAGATTAGATGCAGCTTTTTTAGTTCCAATAAATAAAATCTTACCTTTACGAGAACTTATTTTTTTTAGTTCTTTTAATGCATTATTAAACATTAAAACAGTTTTATCTAAATTAATAATATGTATTTTATTTTTATATTTAAAAATAAATTTTTTCATTTTAGGATTCCAATAACGAGTTTGATGTCCAAAATGCGCACCTACTTTAAACATTTTATTAATAGATATAGACATTATTCTTTATCCTTATTTATTATATTATTAAAATAATATTATAAAATTAATATTTATACAAAAAAATAATTTGATTAATTAAATTTAATAATATTTAAATTTAATCTAATTATTTATAATATAACATTTAATATATAAGATTAATAAATTTATAAAATAAAATAATGAAAATATTAATTAAAAATTCTAAAGAAATAAAAAAAATTAATAAATCTTGTCAATTAGCTGCAGAAGTATTAGAAATGATTGAAAATTATATATTACCAGGGATTAGTACAGAAGAAATTAATAATATATGTCATAATTATATTACAAAAATTCAAAAAGCTAAACCTGCAACTTTAGGATATAATGGATTTCCGAAATCTATATGTATTTCTAAAAATGATATTGTGTGTCATGGTATTTCAAATAAAAATGATATATTAAAACAAGGTGATATTGTTAATATAGATGTAACTGTTTTGTATAATAATTATTATGGTGATACATCAAAAATGTTTTTTGTTGGAAATAAAATTTCTACAAAATCTAAATTATTATGTTTAACTGCTCAAAAAAGTTTATATAAAGCAATTAGTATTTTAAAACCAGGAATTAGATTATATAAAATTGGACAGGTAATTCAAAAATATGTCGAATCAAAAAATTTTTCTGTTGTAAGAAATTATTGTGGACATGGTATAGGAAAAAATTTTCATGAGGATCCACAAATTTTACATTATGAAGCATATGATT
This genomic window from Enterobacteriaceae endosymbiont of Donacia marginata contains:
- the map gene encoding type I methionyl aminopeptidase, translated to MKILIKNSKEIKKINKSCQLAAEVLEMIENYILPGISTEEINNICHNYITKIQKAKPATLGYNGFPKSICISKNDIVCHGISNKNDILKQGDIVNIDVTVLYNNYYGDTSKMFFVGNKISTKSKLLCLTAQKSLYKAISILKPGIRLYKIGQVIQKYVESKNFSVVRNYCGHGIGKNFHEDPQILHYEAYDYGILLKPG
- the tsf gene encoding translation elongation factor Ts; the protein is MKIDINKIKELRNITNISIIECKKALIVTKGDINKAIDYIRKYAKIESIKKSKNKTKEGLILDYITKDFGILLEINCQTDFVAKSSQIIKFGKNILTYVFKHQQVNISILRKIFNQERINLIGILKENIYINRLGYIQGKFIGKYIHHSKRIGVIIRSNIDNDLLMKQISMHIAMLQPDYISEKNIPENIINHEYDLQKSIALKNNKSKIIIKKIIEGRVKKFINNITLYNQKFLLDNNKTVFHFLNENNMKIFEFICFELGSNIIKN
- the rpsB gene encoding 30S ribosomal protein S2, yielding MSISINKMFKVGAHFGHQTRYWNPKMKKFIFKYKNKIHIINLDKTVLMFNNALKELKKISSRKGKILFIGTKKAASNLIKETAINCNQFFVNHRWLGGMLTNWKTVKQSIKKLKELSLQKKNGMFKQLIKKEVLTRNRELLNLEKSLGGIKNMGGLPDAIFVIDANYEKIAIKEAKKLNIPIFAIVDTNSNPEGINFVIPANDDAIRAIKLYLYYVTKAISNNNLNINNKKEFIN